From the genome of Nasonia vitripennis strain AsymCx chromosome 1, Nvit_psr_1.1, whole genome shotgun sequence, one region includes:
- the LOC100122464 gene encoding exosome complex component MTR3, giving the protein MPHDQRRINGPESTVPYSIYVDLNAKPAKSSIKNELKTRVDSRKHKELRKMFIKLGVVSQAKGSAYIEMGQTKVICSAFDPREIPNKTSYSTQGEIFCEFKFASFATCKRKGHQQDTEEKEYSLIMQRALEPAVCRHEFPNFQVDVYALVLDNGGSALGAAIMGASLALANASVPMFGIVTAVTAGIYDDLLLLDPTDKEEALCLSVAKQKKLTNHGIIMQAMLLQHDQISEFFLVGSMDVDCVNNSMELLSKTCSDVHPILQQSLTKLVMKMLKREKEEEGDN; this is encoded by the exons atgccaCATGACCAGAGAAGAATTAATGGTCCTGAATCAACAGTTCCATACAGTATTTACGTGGATTTGAATGCCAAGCCTGCAAAGTCCTCCATCAAAAATGAACTTAAAACCAGAGTGGATTCTAGAAAGCACAAAGAACTTCGAAAAATGT TCATAAAATTAGGAGTAGTCAGTCAAGCAAAGGGTTCAGCCTACATAGAAATGGGCCAGACAAAAGTTATTTGTTCAGCTTTCGATCCAAGAGAAATTCCAAATAAAACAAGTTACAGTACTCAGGGAGAAATATTCTGCGAATTTAAGTTTGCTTCATTTGCTACTTGCAAAAGAAAAGGCCATCAACAAGATACAGAAGAAAAGGAATACAGTTTAATTATGCAAAGGGCACTGGAGCCTGCAGTTTGCAGA cACGAGTTTCCTAACTTTCAAGTAGATGTTTAtgctttagtattagataaTGGCGGATCAGCTTTAGGAGCTGCAATTATGGGTGCAAGTTTAGCATTGGCAAATGCAAGTGTACCTATGTTTGGAATTGTGACCGCAGTGACAGCt gGCATTTATGATGACCTGCTTTTACTGGATCCAACTGATAAAGAAGAAGCTCTCTGTTTATCTGTTGCTAAACAAAAGAAGTTAACAAATCATGGAATTATAATGCAAGCTATGCTCTTACAGCATGATCAAATATCGGAGTTCTTTCTAGTAGGCAGTATGGATGTTGATTGTGTAAATAATTCTATGGAACTTTTAAGTAAAACATGTAGTGATGTACATCCTATCCTACAGCAATCTCTCACAAAATTAGTCATGAAGATGCTTAAGAGGGAAAAAGAGGAGGAGGGAGACAATTGA